In Sphingomonas sp. SUN019, one genomic interval encodes:
- a CDS encoding NADP-dependent malic enzyme produces MSEPTNVQFSEREALLFHSEGRPGKIEIVASKPMATQRDLALAYSPGVAVPVKAIYDDPATAYDYTAKGNLVAVISNGTAILGMGNLGALAAKPVMEGKAVLFKRFADVDSIDIELKTEDVNRFIDAVELMEPTFGGINLEDIKAPECFIIEQTLRERMNIPVFHDDQHGTAIITAAGLINACLLTGRALADIKIVVNGAGAAAIACTELAKSMGVRHDNVIMCDRKGVIWQGREDVNQWQSAHAAKTDRRTLTEALHGADVFLGLSAAGALQPEMVKDMAPAPIIFAMANPEPEIRPELAKEARPDAIIATGRSDYPNQVNNVLGFPFIFRGALDVRATGINDAMKIAAAHAIAELARERVPEEVAIAYGVRHTFGPEYIIPAPFDPRLMEVVPVAVAKAAMDSGVATKPILDMEAYRQQLRARLNPTTSVLTLAYEGARAHPKRVLFAEGEEEVVLRAAIAFKEGGYGIPVLVGRDDVHDRLKALGIADPTEYEVHNSRVSPLVPRMVDFLYARLQRRGYLRRDVERMINQDRNIFASVMLQLGEADAMITGVTRTWAHTMREVKRVIDPEPGRTPFGIHILVGQSHTVFIADTTVNERPSPEELADIAEQTAQVARRMGHEPRVAFLSYSTFGNPEGKWLENIRGAVAALDARQVGFEYEGEMAPDVALNPKQLANYPFARLSGPANVLIMPGLQSANISAKLLRELGGDDMIGPMLIGMEKAVQIAPMTSTASELVTLAVLAAGGIAR; encoded by the coding sequence ATGTCCGAACCTACGAACGTGCAATTTTCCGAGCGCGAGGCGCTGCTGTTCCATTCCGAGGGACGCCCAGGAAAGATCGAGATCGTCGCATCGAAGCCGATGGCGACGCAGCGCGATCTGGCGCTGGCGTATTCGCCGGGCGTCGCGGTGCCGGTGAAGGCGATCTACGACGATCCCGCGACCGCGTACGATTATACCGCCAAGGGCAATCTGGTCGCGGTGATCTCCAACGGGACGGCGATCCTCGGCATGGGCAATCTCGGCGCGCTGGCGGCAAAGCCCGTGATGGAGGGCAAGGCGGTGCTGTTCAAGCGCTTCGCCGACGTCGATTCGATCGATATCGAGCTGAAGACCGAGGACGTGAACCGCTTCATCGACGCGGTCGAGCTGATGGAGCCGACCTTTGGGGGGATCAACCTGGAGGACATCAAGGCCCCCGAATGCTTCATCATCGAACAGACGTTGCGCGAACGGATGAACATTCCGGTCTTTCATGACGACCAGCATGGCACCGCGATCATCACCGCCGCGGGCCTCATCAACGCGTGCCTGCTGACGGGCCGTGCGCTGGCCGACATCAAGATCGTCGTGAACGGCGCGGGCGCGGCGGCGATCGCGTGCACTGAGTTGGCCAAGTCGATGGGCGTGCGCCACGACAACGTCATCATGTGCGACCGCAAGGGCGTGATCTGGCAGGGGCGCGAGGACGTCAACCAGTGGCAGTCGGCGCATGCGGCGAAGACCGATCGCCGCACGCTGACCGAAGCGCTGCACGGGGCGGACGTGTTCCTGGGGCTGTCCGCGGCGGGCGCGTTGCAGCCGGAGATGGTGAAGGACATGGCTCCGGCCCCGATCATCTTCGCGATGGCCAACCCCGAGCCGGAAATCCGCCCCGAGCTGGCGAAGGAAGCGCGGCCCGATGCGATCATCGCTACCGGCCGGTCGGACTATCCGAACCAGGTCAACAACGTGCTGGGCTTCCCGTTCATCTTCCGCGGGGCGCTCGACGTGCGCGCGACCGGCATCAACGATGCGATGAAGATCGCCGCCGCACACGCGATCGCCGAACTGGCGCGCGAGCGCGTGCCGGAGGAAGTGGCGATCGCGTACGGCGTGCGGCACACGTTCGGGCCGGAATATATCATTCCCGCGCCGTTCGATCCGCGGCTGATGGAGGTGGTGCCGGTCGCGGTCGCGAAGGCGGCGATGGATTCGGGCGTCGCGACCAAGCCGATCCTGGATATGGAGGCATATCGCCAACAGCTTCGCGCGCGGCTGAACCCGACCACGTCGGTCCTGACGCTCGCTTATGAAGGCGCGCGCGCGCATCCCAAGCGCGTGTTGTTCGCGGAGGGCGAGGAGGAGGTCGTGCTGCGCGCGGCGATCGCGTTCAAGGAGGGCGGCTACGGGATACCGGTGCTGGTCGGTCGCGACGACGTGCATGACCGGTTGAAGGCGCTGGGGATCGCCGATCCGACCGAGTATGAAGTGCACAACAGCCGCGTCTCGCCATTGGTGCCGCGGATGGTCGATTTCCTCTACGCGCGGCTGCAGCGGCGCGGGTATCTGCGTCGCGACGTCGAGCGGATGATCAACCAGGACCGCAACATCTTCGCCAGCGTCATGCTGCAGCTGGGCGAGGCGGATGCGATGATCACCGGCGTCACGCGCACCTGGGCGCATACGATGCGCGAGGTGAAGCGCGTGATCGATCCTGAACCCGGCCGCACGCCGTTCGGCATCCACATCCTGGTCGGGCAAAGCCACACCGTGTTCATCGCCGACACGACGGTCAACGAGCGACCGTCCCCAGAGGAACTGGCCGACATCGCGGAACAGACCGCGCAGGTTGCGCGGCGGATGGGGCATGAGCCACGCGTCGCGTTCCTGAGCTATTCGACCTTCGGCAATCCCGAGGGCAAATGGCTGGAGAATATCCGTGGTGCGGTGGCGGCGCTCGACGCGCGGCAGGTCGGGTTCGAATATGAGGGCGAGATGGCGCCCGACGTGGCGCTCAATCCGAAGCAGTTGGCGAATTATCCGTTCGCGCGGCTTTCGGGTCCGGCCAACGTGCTGATCATGCCGGGGCTGCAATCGGCCAACATCTCGGCGAAATTGCTGCGCGAGCTTGGCGGGGACGACATGATCGGGCCGATGCTGATCGGGATGGAAAAAGCGGTGCAGATCGCGCCGATGACCTCGACCGCCAGCGAGCTGGTTACGCTGGCGGTGCTCGCCGCCGGGGGCATCGCGCGATAG
- a CDS encoding cell wall hydrolase, with product MTAAALHSSQRAADRARSARAWRQAAVIAAPIVACISVAALAGLSLIAPETVSAATAGKPGGRTETLAARTKASPAIGTTGTAELPPEPVGAPAPVTFDVGVTAAQPFAARIASSIDRARALECLTAAIYYEAASESDDGQRAVAQVVLNRVRHPAFPATVCGVVYQGSERSSGCQFSFACDDAMTRVPSRNGWSRAARTAALALSGQVFAPVGLATHYHTYAVTPAWNRTLVMTDAIGAHFFHRWKGYWGTSSAFHQTYRGGEPLPGPHPQTTPAPILAPVVLAATAPATVIPMVQPAHSDGGAPLRPTTDEAAPESQILDRWKDSGKPLQ from the coding sequence GTGACCGCCGCCGCCCTTCACTCCAGCCAACGCGCCGCTGATCGCGCCCGCAGCGCGCGTGCGTGGCGGCAGGCGGCGGTGATCGCGGCCCCGATCGTTGCCTGCATCAGCGTCGCGGCGCTCGCCGGGCTGTCGCTGATCGCCCCGGAAACCGTGTCAGCCGCGACGGCTGGCAAACCGGGGGGGCGAACCGAAACGCTGGCCGCACGGACGAAAGCATCGCCCGCGATCGGCACCACCGGCACCGCCGAGCTTCCCCCCGAACCGGTGGGCGCTCCCGCGCCGGTCACCTTCGACGTCGGCGTGACCGCCGCGCAACCGTTCGCCGCCCGCATCGCCAGCAGCATCGACCGCGCCCGCGCGCTCGAATGTCTGACCGCGGCGATCTATTACGAGGCCGCATCCGAAAGCGACGACGGCCAGCGCGCGGTCGCGCAGGTCGTGCTCAACCGCGTCCGCCATCCCGCCTTCCCAGCGACGGTCTGCGGCGTGGTCTATCAGGGATCGGAACGTTCCAGCGGATGCCAGTTCAGCTTCGCCTGTGATGACGCGATGACGCGCGTGCCGTCGCGCAACGGCTGGTCGCGCGCGGCGCGCACCGCCGCGCTCGCGCTGTCCGGACAGGTCTTCGCCCCCGTCGGCCTCGCGACGCATTACCATACCTATGCCGTGACCCCGGCGTGGAACCGCACGCTGGTGATGACCGACGCGATCGGCGCGCATTTCTTCCACCGCTGGAAGGGCTATTGGGGAACGTCGTCCGCCTTCCACCAGACCTATCGCGGTGGTGAGCCACTCCCCGGCCCCCACCCGCAAACGACGCCTGCGCCGATACTCGCCCCGGTGGTGCTGGCCGCCACCGCGCCGGCCACGGTAATCCCGATGGTGCAGCCTGCGCACAGCGACGGTGGCGCGCCGCTAAGGCCGACGACCGACGAGGCTGCGCCGGAATCGCAGATTCTCGATCGCTGGAAGGACTCGGGCAAACCGCTCCAATAG
- the tgt gene encoding tRNA guanosine(34) transglycosylase Tgt — MTRFAFTIHATDGRARTGQIAMQRGVIRTPAFMPVGTAATVKAMKPADVQASGADIILGNTYHLMLRPGAERVARLGGLHDFMGWSKPILTDSGGYQVMSLSDLTKRSEEGVAFKSHLDGSRHLLTPERSIEIQRLLGSNIVMAFDELVPTTSTREVQAAAMERSMRWARRSRDAFDGGEYHAANNAIFGIQQGALDEGLRRASADALIHIGFDGYAVGGLAVGEGQEAMFGCLDFAPGQLPADKPRYLMGVGKPDDIVGAVERGIDMFDCVMPTRSGRTGQAFTQRGAINIRNAKFAEDTGPLDPDCACPVCATWSRAYVHHLVRAGEMLGAMLMTEHNIWFYETLMADLRAAIAETRLKGFADAFRARYRGVEGE, encoded by the coding sequence ATGACGCGCTTCGCCTTCACGATTCACGCCACCGACGGCCGCGCGCGCACCGGACAGATCGCGATGCAGCGCGGAGTCATCCGCACGCCCGCGTTCATGCCGGTCGGCACCGCCGCGACGGTGAAGGCGATGAAGCCCGCCGACGTGCAGGCGTCGGGCGCGGACATCATCCTTGGCAACACCTATCATCTCATGCTCCGCCCCGGCGCAGAGCGCGTCGCGCGGCTGGGCGGGCTGCACGATTTCATGGGCTGGTCGAAACCGATCCTGACCGATTCGGGCGGCTATCAGGTGATGAGCCTGTCCGATTTGACCAAGCGCAGCGAAGAGGGCGTCGCGTTCAAATCGCACCTCGACGGCTCGCGTCATTTGCTCACCCCCGAACGCTCGATCGAGATCCAGCGCCTGCTCGGCAGCAACATCGTCATGGCGTTCGACGAGCTGGTGCCGACCACCTCGACCCGCGAAGTGCAGGCCGCGGCGATGGAGCGGTCGATGCGCTGGGCGAGACGATCGCGCGACGCTTTCGACGGCGGCGAATACCATGCCGCGAACAACGCGATCTTCGGCATCCAGCAGGGCGCGCTCGACGAAGGCCTGCGCAGAGCATCCGCCGACGCGCTGATCCATATCGGCTTCGACGGTTATGCGGTCGGCGGACTGGCGGTCGGCGAAGGACAGGAGGCGATGTTCGGTTGCCTCGATTTCGCGCCGGGCCAGCTTCCCGCCGACAAGCCGCGCTATCTGATGGGCGTCGGCAAGCCCGACGACATCGTCGGCGCGGTCGAACGCGGGATCGACATGTTCGATTGCGTCATGCCGACCCGCTCGGGCCGCACCGGTCAGGCGTTCACTCAGCGAGGCGCGATCAACATCCGCAACGCGAAGTTCGCCGAGGATACCGGACCGCTCGACCCCGACTGCGCCTGCCCGGTCTGCGCCACCTGGAGCCGCGCCTATGTCCATCACCTCGTCCGCGCGGGCGAGATGCTCGGCGCGATGCTGATGACCGAACACAATATCTGGTTCTACGAGACGCTGATGGCCGATCTGCGCGCCGCGATCGCGGAAACGCGTTTGAAGGGGTTCGCAGATGCGTTCCGCGCGCGCTATCGTGGGGTCGAAGGAGAGTAA
- a CDS encoding EF-hand domain-containing protein: MLLFALLLQAVDPPPGADVVVRAPLPASPQTPATIVVEPAAMLIATCDADGDGMVDRIELNDGLEKTFKASDTAKTGAMRYLAYSDWALRWLGDRAALPSPYEVDRNNDDQVTLAELQDHFSRLFARYDANNDKTISRAELLTFRTAPLGSSGPPGSLSRTPKDKPKQK; encoded by the coding sequence ATGCTGCTGTTCGCATTGCTGCTTCAGGCCGTCGATCCGCCACCCGGCGCGGATGTGGTGGTACGCGCGCCGCTGCCCGCCAGCCCGCAGACCCCCGCGACGATCGTGGTCGAGCCCGCCGCGATGCTGATCGCGACCTGCGACGCCGACGGCGACGGCATGGTCGACCGGATCGAACTGAACGACGGGCTGGAGAAGACCTTCAAGGCCAGCGATACGGCAAAGACCGGCGCGATGCGCTATCTCGCTTACTCCGACTGGGCGCTGCGTTGGCTCGGCGACCGCGCCGCGTTGCCCAGCCCGTATGAGGTCGATCGCAACAACGACGATCAGGTCACACTGGCCGAACTGCAGGACCATTTCTCGCGCCTGTTCGCGCGCTACGACGCCAACAACGACAAGACGATCAGCCGCGCCGAACTACTGACCTTCCGCACCGCCCCGCTCGGCAGCAGCGGCCCGCCCGGCAGCCTGTCGCGCACCCCAAAGGACAAGCCAAAGCAGAAATGA
- the queA gene encoding tRNA preQ1(34) S-adenosylmethionine ribosyltransferase-isomerase QueA, whose product MNVDLFDFELPTDRIALRPASPRDAARMLVVDGLAMRDRGVGDLADELRSGDLLVFNDTRVIPARLEGRRGDAKIGATLHKREGPRRWRAFVRNARRIREGDTIDFGHDVIAIASERAADGSLAFDFAGTEPVELLLERAGHMPLPPYIAAKRPTDERDAHDYQTMFANEPGAVAAPTAALHFTPALLAKLAARGIDHATLTLHVGAGTFLPVKADDTADHVMHAEWGRIDAATSDRLNAVRANGGRVIAVGTTSLRLIESATGDDDIVRPFEGDTAIFITPGYRFRGIDGLVTNFHLPRSTLFMLVSALMDRETMLAAYAHAIENGYRFYSYGDASLLLPERP is encoded by the coding sequence GTGAACGTCGACCTCTTCGATTTCGAGCTTCCGACCGACCGTATTGCGCTCCGCCCCGCATCCCCGCGCGATGCGGCGCGGATGCTGGTGGTGGACGGCCTGGCGATGCGCGATCGCGGCGTCGGCGACCTGGCCGATGAACTGCGTAGCGGCGACCTGCTCGTCTTCAACGACACGCGCGTGATCCCGGCCCGGCTCGAGGGCCGCCGCGGAGACGCGAAGATCGGCGCGACGCTCCACAAGCGCGAAGGCCCGCGCCGCTGGCGTGCGTTCGTCCGCAACGCGCGCCGCATCCGCGAAGGCGACACGATCGATTTCGGCCATGACGTCATCGCCATAGCGAGCGAGCGCGCCGCCGACGGCAGCCTCGCGTTCGACTTCGCCGGGACCGAACCGGTCGAACTCCTGCTCGAACGCGCCGGCCACATGCCCCTGCCTCCCTATATCGCCGCGAAGCGCCCGACCGACGAACGCGACGCCCACGATTACCAGACGATGTTCGCTAATGAACCCGGCGCCGTCGCCGCCCCGACCGCGGCGCTGCACTTCACCCCCGCCCTGTTGGCGAAGCTCGCCGCCCGGGGCATCGATCACGCCACGCTGACGCTCCATGTCGGCGCGGGCACCTTCCTGCCGGTGAAGGCCGACGACACCGCAGATCACGTCATGCACGCCGAATGGGGCCGCATCGACGCCGCCACTTCCGACCGCCTCAACGCAGTGCGCGCAAACGGTGGCCGGGTGATCGCGGTCGGCACCACCTCGCTTCGTCTGATCGAGAGCGCCACCGGTGACGACGATATCGTCCGCCCGTTCGAAGGCGACACCGCGATCTTCATCACACCCGGCTACCGCTTCCGCGGCATCGACGGACTCGTCACCAATTTCCACCTGCCCCGCTCGACGCTGTTCATGCTGGTCAGCGCCTTGATGGACCGCGAGACGATGCTCGCCGCCTATGCGCACGCGATCGAGAACGGCTACCGCTTCTACAGCTACGGCGACGCGTCGCTCCTGTTGCCCGAAAGGCCCTGA
- a CDS encoding peptidylprolyl isomerase, with amino-acid sequence MRFFGFIAMLGALFAAPAIAKEKQAPTLAPAARVTPPPTTDLANLWLLDLSTGGRVSIWLRPDVAPLMVERVKTLTRQKFYDGLLFHRVIDGFMAQGGDPKGDGTGGSQLPDLKAEFNYLPHVRGAVAAARAEGNDTANSQFYMIFQPRLSLDNKYTVFGRVLQGMQYVDAIERGEPPANPTRILHAYIASDNPPAYTAAPPAPPVGLQAPATLPGATLPAKKPAPAQ; translated from the coding sequence ATGCGTTTCTTCGGATTTATCGCCATGCTGGGCGCGCTGTTCGCCGCTCCCGCCATCGCCAAGGAAAAGCAGGCTCCGACGCTCGCCCCCGCCGCGCGCGTGACCCCGCCGCCGACGACCGATCTCGCCAACCTCTGGCTGCTCGACCTGTCGACCGGCGGCCGCGTATCGATCTGGCTGCGGCCCGATGTCGCGCCGCTGATGGTCGAGCGCGTGAAGACGCTCACGCGCCAGAAATTCTATGACGGCCTGCTGTTCCACCGCGTCATCGACGGCTTCATGGCGCAGGGCGGCGATCCCAAGGGCGACGGCACCGGCGGATCGCAGCTTCCCGATCTGAAGGCGGAATTCAACTATCTGCCGCACGTCCGCGGCGCGGTCGCCGCCGCGCGCGCGGAGGGCAACGATACCGCCAACAGCCAGTTCTACATGATCTTCCAGCCGCGCCTCAGCCTCGACAACAAATACACGGTTTTCGGCCGCGTGCTGCAGGGGATGCAATACGTCGACGCGATCGAACGCGGCGAGCCGCCCGCCAACCCGACGCGCATCCTCCACGCCTATATCGCGAGCGACAATCCGCCCGCCTATACCGCCGCACCACCCGCGCCTCCTGTCGGTCTTCAGGCCCCCGCGACGCTGCCTGGCGCAACCTTGCCTGCGAAGAAGCCCGCACCAGCGCAGTGA
- the coaD gene encoding pantetheine-phosphate adenylyltransferase has translation MTRIGVYPGTFDPITLGHMDIIRRGAKLVDRLVIGVTTNPSKSPMFSLPERMAIVEREVAGVDTEIRVVSFDSLLMDFAEREGASMIVRGLRAVADFEYEYQMAGMNQQLNDRIETVFLMADVALQPIASRLVKEIAIFGGEIGKFVTPAVRDEMVARVAVLGRRGT, from the coding sequence ATGACTCGTATCGGCGTCTATCCCGGCACTTTCGATCCCATCACGCTCGGCCATATGGACATCATCCGGCGCGGCGCGAAGCTGGTCGACCGGCTGGTGATCGGGGTGACGACCAACCCGAGCAAGTCGCCGATGTTCTCGCTTCCCGAACGCATGGCGATCGTCGAGCGCGAGGTCGCGGGGGTCGACACCGAAATCCGCGTCGTCAGCTTCGATTCGCTGCTGATGGACTTCGCCGAGCGTGAAGGCGCGAGCATGATCGTCAGGGGCTTACGCGCCGTCGCCGACTTTGAATACGAATATCAGATGGCGGGGATGAACCAGCAGCTGAACGACCGGATCGAAACCGTCTTCCTCATGGCCGATGTCGCGCTGCAACCGATCGCGTCGCGATTGGTGAAGGAAATCGCGATCTTCGGCGGCGAGATCGGGAAGTTCGTCACACCCGCGGTGCGCGATGAAATGGTGGCGAGGGTGGCCGTGCTAGGTCGGCGGGGCACATAG
- a CDS encoding polyprenyl synthetase family protein — MSAVVAASPALQAALADTAREIDARFDVLLSVPDDARANLYRAMRHAAIDGGKRLRPLLVFATAKLFGCDYDCAGRVAMALEAIHVYSLIHDDLPAMDDDDLRHGRPTLHKAFDEATAILAGDCLHALAFEILADPATHGDPFVRAELILDLARATGPTGMAGGQMMDLEAETRTFDLATVTRLQAMKTGALIAAAVEAGAILGKVPPEGRTGLRGYARDLGLAFQIVDDLLDVEGDEALAGKKLRKDGEAGKETFVSLLGVEPARQRCRMLVDQAIEHLRHYGPEADLLRDIARFVLTRDH; from the coding sequence ATGAGCGCGGTCGTCGCCGCCTCGCCCGCGCTCCAGGCGGCGCTCGCGGATACCGCGCGCGAGATCGACGCGCGCTTCGACGTGCTGCTTTCGGTGCCTGACGATGCGCGCGCGAACTTGTACCGTGCGATGCGCCATGCGGCGATCGACGGCGGAAAACGGCTACGTCCCCTGCTCGTCTTCGCCACCGCAAAATTGTTCGGCTGCGACTATGATTGCGCGGGCCGGGTCGCGATGGCGCTGGAGGCGATCCACGTCTATTCGCTGATCCACGACGATCTGCCCGCGATGGACGACGACGATCTGCGCCACGGCCGCCCGACGCTGCACAAGGCGTTCGACGAGGCGACCGCGATCCTGGCGGGCGATTGCCTGCACGCGCTGGCGTTCGAAATCCTCGCCGATCCCGCGACGCACGGCGACCCGTTCGTCCGCGCCGAGCTGATCCTAGACTTGGCGCGCGCGACCGGCCCTACCGGGATGGCGGGCGGGCAGATGATGGATCTGGAGGCCGAAACGCGGACCTTCGACCTGGCCACCGTCACGCGCCTTCAGGCGATGAAGACCGGCGCGCTGATCGCCGCCGCGGTCGAGGCGGGCGCGATCCTAGGCAAGGTGCCGCCGGAGGGCCGCACGGGCTTGCGCGGTTATGCCCGAGACCTCGGTCTCGCGTTCCAGATCGTCGACGATTTGCTCGACGTGGAGGGCGACGAGGCGCTGGCGGGCAAGAAACTGCGCAAGGACGGCGAAGCGGGGAAGGAAACGTTCGTGTCGCTGCTGGGCGTCGAACCCGCGCGGCAACGCTGCCGGATGCTGGTCGACCAGGCGATCGAACATCTGCGCCATTATGGCCCCGAAGCCGATCTGCTCCGCGACATCGCCCGCTTCGTGCTGACGCGCGACCACTGA
- a CDS encoding exodeoxyribonuclease VII small subunit: MDQPADTPTFEASLRELEAIVAKLESGDTPLEEAIALYERGNTLRAQCAERLDAAQARIEAIRLDAEGRATTTPFAAG; the protein is encoded by the coding sequence ATGGACCAGCCTGCCGATACGCCGACCTTCGAAGCGTCGCTGCGCGAACTCGAAGCGATCGTCGCGAAGCTCGAATCGGGCGACACCCCGCTTGAGGAAGCGATCGCGCTGTACGAACGCGGCAACACCTTACGCGCACAATGCGCCGAGCGGCTCGACGCGGCGCAGGCGCGGATCGAGGCGATCCGGCTCGATGCCGAGGGCCGCGCCACCACGACACCGTTCGCCGCCGGATGA
- a CDS encoding phytanoyl-CoA dioxygenase family protein, translating into MYSRVGPRFQNPRGGAAPQRRPFVSTTDRSCARRHAIRARRNPPARHPRTRRPADQRPDPRHRRALCERRRPPVRAILFDKTPATNWALGWHQDRTIVVRNRRDTSGYGPWTVKAGLHHVGPPFAIIDAMLTLRIHLDDVPENNAPLLVAPGSHRLGRLPEHDIVATVERLGTLACLATRGDVWAYATPILHASAASTTSAHRRVLQVDYSASTLPDGLLWRGI; encoded by the coding sequence ATTTACTCCCGTGTCGGCCCGCGATTTCAAAACCCACGGGGCGGCGCTGCACCACAGCGCCGCCCTTTCGTTTCTACCACAGATCGAAGCTGCGCTCGCCGACACGCCATCCGAGCGCGCCGGAACCCGCCTGCACGGCATCCCCGCACTCGCCGACCTGCTGACCAGCGGCCCGATCCACGCCATCGCCGCGCGCTATGTGAGCGCCGCCGCCCGCCCGTCCGCGCGATCCTGTTCGACAAGACGCCCGCGACGAACTGGGCACTCGGCTGGCATCAGGACCGCACGATCGTCGTGCGCAACCGCCGCGACACGTCCGGCTACGGTCCATGGACCGTGAAGGCCGGACTGCACCACGTCGGACCCCCGTTCGCCATCATCGACGCCATGCTCACCCTCCGCATCCATCTCGACGACGTTCCCGAAAACAACGCGCCGTTGCTCGTCGCCCCCGGTTCGCACCGTCTCGGCAGGCTTCCTGAACACGACATCGTCGCTACGGTCGAACGACTTGGAACATTAGCCTGTCTCGCCACCCGCGGCGACGTGTGGGCTTATGCGACGCCGATCCTCCACGCGTCGGCCGCCTCGACGACCAGCGCCCACCGACGCGTCCTTCAGGTGGATTATTCCGCTTCCACCCTGCCCGACGGCCTTTTGTGGCGCGGTATCTGA
- a CDS encoding electron transfer flavoprotein subunit alpha/FixB family protein, with amino-acid sequence MKTLVWVEHDGATVKDATLAVVTAAAKLGEVHLLVAGEGVDGVAAEAAKIAGVGKVHVADDAAYAHALAENVAPLVVELMGSHDAFLAPATSTGKSIAPRVAALLDVMQISDILSVESEDTFTRPIYAGNAIATVQSSDAKKIITVRGTAFEKAPTEGGSGTIEAVASTGDKGLSTFAGSEIAKLERPELTSAKIIVSGGRALQNGENFHSIIEPLADKLGAGVGASRAAVDAGFVPNDYQVGQTGKIVAPQVYIAIGISGAIQHLAGMKDSKTIIAINKDEDAPIFQVADIGLVGDLFKVVPELTEKL; translated from the coding sequence GTGAAGACGCTCGTTTGGGTCGAACATGACGGCGCCACCGTCAAGGACGCCACGCTCGCGGTGGTCACCGCCGCCGCCAAACTCGGCGAAGTCCATCTGCTGGTCGCAGGTGAAGGCGTCGACGGCGTCGCTGCCGAAGCCGCGAAGATTGCGGGCGTCGGCAAGGTTCACGTCGCGGATGACGCGGCCTATGCGCACGCGCTGGCCGAAAACGTCGCGCCGTTGGTCGTCGAACTGATGGGCAGCCACGACGCGTTCCTCGCACCCGCCACCTCGACCGGCAAATCGATCGCACCGCGCGTCGCCGCGCTGCTCGACGTGATGCAGATCAGCGACATCCTGTCGGTCGAAAGCGAAGACACGTTCACGCGCCCGATCTACGCCGGGAACGCCATCGCCACCGTCCAGTCGTCGGATGCGAAAAAGATCATCACCGTCCGCGGCACCGCGTTCGAGAAGGCCCCAACCGAAGGCGGTTCGGGCACGATTGAGGCGGTCGCGTCGACCGGCGACAAGGGTCTCTCCACTTTCGCTGGCTCCGAAATCGCGAAGCTCGAACGCCCCGAACTGACCAGCGCGAAGATCATCGTTTCGGGCGGCCGCGCGCTGCAGAATGGCGAGAACTTCCATTCGATCATCGAACCGCTCGCCGACAAGCTGGGCGCAGGCGTCGGCGCCTCGCGCGCCGCGGTCGACGCGGGCTTCGTCCCCAACGACTATCAGGTCGGCCAGACCGGCAAGATCGTCGCCCCGCAAGTCTATATCGCGATCGGCATCTCCGGCGCGATCCAGCATCTCGCGGGCATGAAGGATTCGAAGACGATCATCGCGATCAACAAGGACGAAGACGCCCCGATCTTCCAGGTCGCGGACATCGGCCTGGTCGGCGATCTGTTCAAGGTGGTGCCGGAACTGACCGAAAAGTTGTGA